A window of Nonomuraea angiospora genomic DNA:
CGGCCGCCGACGCCTCCGTCGCGACGTCCTCGGCACGCCGGATGTGGCGGGCCAGCGACTCCTCGGTGTGCCGCCACTCCAGGATCTCGCCGGTCGGCAGGTGGTGGAGCTCGACCGTACGGCAGGGCGTGCGCATCATCGTGGAGGCCGCGACCGCGTAGACGGCCAGGGCCAGGGACGAGCGGGCGTCGTCCTCGGTGAGCGGCCGGCGGCCGGTCTTGTAGTCGACCACGACCAGCTCGTCACCGCGCCGGTCGAGCCGGTCGATGCGGCCGGAGAGGGCCATGACCTTGGTACGGGTCGCGACCGTGCGCTCCACGCCCACCGGGTCGTCGCCGGGGTCTAAGGTCGCGACGTATCCGGAGACCAGGTCGCGGGCCCGGCCCAGCCAGTGGGCCGACTGCTCGACGTCCCTGAACCCCTCGGCGATCCAGCCGTTCGTGACCAGGATGGCGGCCGTCAGCGGGGTCCTGCGGTCGTACGGCTCCCGCCACCACCCCGCCAGCGCGTTGTGCACGCTCGCCCCGACGCTGTTGTGCGCCCACGCGGGTCCCTTGGACGGCTGCGGCCGGTCAAGGTAGGTGAACCGGTAGCGGCGGCGGCAGTCGAGCCACGCGTTCAGCCGCGACGGCGTGCACGAGTAGAGCCGCCGCGGCATCCCGTCCAGCGGGAGTTGCCCCTGGGTCGCGCTCATGGCCTCCACCCCGCGAAGGCGGCGGCGCTGCCTCGCGCGCTCATGGCGTCCACTCCGTGGAGGCGGCCCGGTCGCCCGGAAGCCGCCGTCCTGTCTCGCCTCACTCGTCGTCGGGGTCGAGCTTGATCCCGGAGAGCCTGGTGCCGTCGGTCAGCGGGCCGTCGTCGGCGCTGTCCGTGCGGGTCAGCGAGCCCGACACCCAGTCGTCGAAGTGCGGCTCGAGGTCGCCGATCGTGACCTCGTCGCCGTGGGCGGCCAGCACCCGCGTCTCGGCCGGCAGCGTGAACAGCCGCCCGCCGATGGAGGTCAGCTGGTCGGCCAGGGCGGGGTAGTCGCCGCCCAGCTTGCCGGGCCCGTCGGCCTGCAGGGCCTTGCCGGTGAAGACGGCCCCGAGCGCCTCGCAGTAGAGCGACACGCCGCCGGGCGAGATGCCGGGCGTCTCCATGACGTCGAGCTGGACGTCGGCCACCCCGAAGATGCCGTCGTCCTCCATGTCGATGTCGGGCCAGGTCTCCCGCCAGGTCTCCCGCCACAGCGGCTTGTCCTTGGGATGCAGGGCGACCACGGCCTCGTCCCGGCTGGCCACCTCGATGGCCGCGGAGACGTGGTCGGGCAGGCCCGCCGTGCAGATGACGGCCAGCACTTCCCGCTCGCCCACCTGCTCCAGGATCTTCTCGGCGGCGCGCGCCGGGTCGATGACGATGACTTCGTCGTCGTCACCGATGATCCAGGTGTTGTTCTCGACCTTGTACTCGGTGCCGTCGATGTCGACGACGCCCTCGGTCACCACTCGCTCGATACGCGCTGTCACGCCTCCGAACTCTAGCCCGTCTGCATGAGAGCGCGAATCAAGAGCGTGAAAGCACGCCTAATCCTCGAGCCTGGGCGAGAAAGCGCCGAACGGCACGTCCAGCTCATGGTCGCGGGCGTCGAGCAACGACAGCTCGGCCAGCGCGATCATGCACCCGGCGTCGGCCGGCCACGCGATGGCCCACAGCCAGTTGCCCAGCGCCTCGCCCGCGTAGACGGCCCGGTCGTCGGCGCCGTCCACGCACCACAGCGCGGTGGGATGCCCGAGCACGCCGATCTTGGCGTTCGGCGGCCCCGTGTCGAACCCCTCGCCCGGATCGGGGCCGTCCAGCCCGGCGAACGCCGCGCCGAGCCCGATGCCCGGCTCCTCCGCGATGACGAGCAGGTCGGCGGGGCCTTCCGTCAGCGACGGCCCCGTCAGCGCGACCACGCTGGCCCGGGCGCCGGTGCGCTCGTCGCCGACCTCCCCGAAACCGGTCACCAGCCAGCCGGCGGGCAACGGCCACGGCAGCCACACGGGCACCACGGAGCTCTTGCGGATGGCCTCCAACGCCGTGCCGGTCGGCGGCCACGGAGGCTGATACGGCAGGACATCACCGTGCGTGTCGCATCGGTACGCGCTGGACCACACACTCGGCCCGTGAAGCGGGCCAAAGCACCGTGGGCAAGTCGGAGCCGCTCTCACAACTACCCACGGTGCTTTCTCCGGCACCGGCCCGTCAAGGGTGCTTCCCGTTGTCCCGTCGTAATCTTGGTCATGTGCGCGTAAATTGTGTCGGCGCGATTATCTTCGACTCCTCCGACCGGTTGCTCCTCATCAAGCGGGGGCGTCCCCCGGGCAAGGGGCAGTGGTCCATCCCCGGTGGCCGCCTGGAGGCCGGGGAGACGGACGCCGAGGGCGTGCGGCGCGAGGTGCTGGAGGAGACCGGGCTGCGCGTGGAGGTGGGCCGCCTGGCGGGCACGGTGGACCGCCCCGGCCTGGGCGGGGCCACGTACGTGATCCGCGACTACCTCGCCACCGTGGCGGGAGGCGTGCCCGTGGCCGGGGACGACGCCGACGACGTGCGCTGGTGCGGCGTGGACGAGCTGGCGCGGCTGCCGCTCGCCGACGGCCTCCTGGAGTCGCTGACCGACTGGGGTGTGCTGCCCCGCTGAAGCGGCGCAGCACACCGGGGTCCTATCGGTTCGAGGTGAGGCTGGAGGTCCAGAGGATCAGGTGGTCGGCGTTGTACGTGGTGGAGCGCCCGAGCGCCACGACCTCCGAGCCCGACACGGCCACCGCCGACAGCCACTGCGCCCCCTGGCCGGCCAGCCGGTCCTTGGTCAGCGCCATGCGGTTCCACGACAGGCCGTCCTGCGAGGTCCAGGCCGCGCTGTCGCCCTCTCCCGGTACGCCGTGCCAGCCCACGGCCACCAGCCCCTCGTCCGCCGCGGCCAGGTCGTACACCGCCGCCGCCTGGTCCGCGGGCAGCCAGGCCGTCTGCCAGGACGAGCCGTCGTCGTCCGAGACCGCCGCGAAGGCGCGCCGCGAACCTCCCGACACGGCCGTGCCGACGGCCACCAGCTTGTCCTGATAAGTCGTGACCCGTCGCAGCCCGGCCGACGTGGCGTCCGGCGGGACCACGCGCTTGCGCGCGCTCCAGTTGACGCCGTCCGAGGAGTGCCAGACCACGCTGCTCTCCTGGTCGGCCCCGCCCGAGCCGCCCACGGCCACGTAACCGCCGTCCCCGGTGGCGACGGCGTCGTAGATCCGCACCCCGGAGCCGCCCTGCGGCAGCTTCTTCGACCTGGTGAACTTGCGCAGATCTGGGGTGAACCACATGGCGGCGCTCGCCGTGCCCATCTGGTCCTTGGCCTCGCCGGCCAGCACGTAGCCCTCCTTGCCGGCCGTCACGACGTGGGTCTCCAGGGAGGGGGCGTTCGGGTCGCGGGCCAGGTCGCCGGTGACGTCCACCTTCTTCCAGCTCTCCCCGTCGGCGGAGGTGACGAGGAGCGGGTCGGTGAGGGCCACGTTCGTCTCGGTCGAGCCGACGGCCAGCCAGCCGCGGCTGCCGTGCGCCACGTCCTCCAGCGTCTGCTTGCCCGGCCCGCCGAGGCTCATGGACTTCCAGCTCGCCCAGTCCCTGATCGTCCACAGGCCCGCGTCGCCGGAGGCCGAGCCGACGGCGACGTACCTGCCGGCGAAGCCGGCCAGCGCGTTGGTCTCGCGGGCGATCCTGGTCAGGCCCTCGACCTGCCCGAGCTGGACGCGCGAGGCGCCGCCGCGCGGCGGCGCGGCCATGAGCACGAGCTGGTTGTCGACGTCGGACACCGCCTGGTCGCCGCCGGCGAACAGGGTGCCGCCGTCGGCGATCGTGAACCCGCGCAGCGTCGCGCCGGTCAGGTTGCCGAGGTCGGTCCGCTTGCTCCACGAGCGCCCGTCGGTGCTGGTCAGCACCGAGTAGCGGCCCAGGCCGGCCTGCGTGATCGCCGCGATGCCCGACGGGAAGGAGACCAGCGTCTCCACGCCCGTGCTCTCGCCGCTCAGGCCGCCGATGGAGCCGCACTGCGACCACTGCGCCCCGGTCGGCGAGCAGTAGACGCGCAGGTCGCCCGTGAACGTGGGGAAGCGCGTCGGCACCAGCACGAACCTCTTGGGCGACACGGCCACCATCCCGCTGTGCGGGGCGACCTCGGGCAGCTGGAACGCGGTCGCCTGCCAGTCCCGCCCGCCGTCCGCCGATCGGAGCACCCGCGATCCCTCGCCGACCGCGGGGTCTCCGATGGCGACGACCGTGTCGCCCTTGGCGACCACGGCCTTGATCTCGCGTACCTCCAGCTCCCTGGTCTCGACCCGCTCCCAGGTCCGGCCGTCGGCGGAGCGCCAGGCCGCGGGGCCCGAACCGCCGTCGTCTCCCGTCGTGCGTCCCACGGCCACGAAACCCGAGGCGGTCCTGGCGATGTCGTTGATCTGGTCACCGGACCTGAACGCGGCCAGCCCCGCCGCCTCCACGGCCGTCCAGCTGAACCCGTCGGTGCTGGTCCACAGGCCGCGTTCGCCGGACACGCCGTCGCCGCCGCTGGCCAGCCAGCGCCCGCCGCCGCCGACGACCCGCTGGACCGTGGGGGTGGAGGCGCCGTTCACCTGGCCGAGCTGCCAGGTCTTGCCGCCGTCCGGCGAGAACAGGAAGAGCGGGCGCGGGGTCGGGCTCGTCGTGTCGCTGCCGACCGCCACGACCGCGCGGCCCACGGACGCCATGTCGTTGAGCTTCTGGTTGGCGCCTTCGCCCGCGGCCGGCACGGTGAACAGCTCGTCCCCCGAGCGCCCCGTGCCCGCCTCCAGCCGCAGCCCCGGGGCCTCGTCCGAGGTCCACTGCCACACGAGCACGCCGGCGGCCACGAGGATCGCCACGGCCAGGGTCAGGGCTACGGGGGTGGACCTGCTGCGGCGGCGTACGGGGCTGGACCTGCGCACGGCGGAGGGCGCCGGGCCTCTGTGGTGCCGGCCGCTCGACCCCTGGGGCGCCCCGCCGGTGGCGACGAGGAGGTCCGGCCTCGTGGGGCGGCCCGCCGGCGGGCGCCCGACGCGCCGCACCTCGGGCTCGCCGTCCTGCTCCGGGGCCTCGGGGGTCTCGTCGCGCCCGGCCGGCTCCTCGTCCTGCTCGGGTGCCGGCTCGGGTGCGGCGGCCTCGGCGCGTTCCGGGACGGGATACACCAGCCGGTACGGCGGCGCGGGCCGGGACGACCGCTCAGGGGAGGGCTCGGGGGCGGGTGCGGCCTCCGCGTCCGGCTCGGACCGTTCGGGCGCCTCCCGCGGCGGATGGAGCGGGGCGCCCGCGACGAGCTTGTCCGGGTGGTTGACGACGCGGCGGGGGCGGCGGCGCGGCTCGACGTCGGGCTCGGCCGTCGGCGAGCTGTACGGCCGGCGCCCCTTGGGCGGCTCCTGCGGCTCGTCGTCCGGGACGGGGGCGGCGAAGGGCGGCATGCCCCAGGGCGAGCTCAGCGGTAAGCCCCTGGCCCGGTCGTCAGTGGGACCCGGCGGCGAATGGCTGATCCTCGGCTCTTCGGAGGAATGCGGTTCAGAGGCGCCCTCGGGACGAGGTTCGTCGTCATCCGGCGGTCGCCGTGGCGGTTCGCTGGGGCCGGAGGCCACGCGCCCTACCTCCTATGGGGTCGAACGTCGTACGGGTGGAACGAGGACGCTGGTCCGTTCCACAGGACCAGACCAGCATGACTCAGCCGGAATAGCGAGACCTCTCTAGCGAGATTCCCGGCACCTCACGACCGATTTATTCCGAAGTAGTCTTAATTGACTGTTTTTTGGCTAGATACAACACACCAAACGCATACACCCCGAGCTGCACCACCGTTCCCGACAATGCCTGCCAGGGCACCGGCACCTTTCCCTGGTCCAGCGCGTCGGACAGATGCCCGGCGGCGGCGGCCTGCCCGAAGGCCAGCAGGTTGTTCAGCACGTGCAGCGAGACCGCCGACTCCAGCCCTCCGGTACGCACCGTGAGGAAGCCCATCACGACCCCGAACCCGAACACGTCCACGAGCCCCGCCCACGAATACCCGTGCAACGACATGAACAGCGCGGACCCGAGCACGATGGACCAGGCCGGATTGCGCACGTGCGCTCCGACCGCCTGGATGAACCAGCCGCGGAAGACGTACTCCTCGGCGGCCGCCTGGAACGGCACCAGCAGCAGGATCACGATGAGCGCGGGCAGGAACCCCGACCACCCGGCCCAGCCGAACAGCTCGGCGTCCTCGCCGGCCGCCGACAGCGCGAGCGCCTGCGCGCCCTGCCCCAGCAGCAGGGCCAGCACCGCCAGGCCCGAGCAGGTCAGCAGCCAGCGCCAGCGCAGCCGCCCGGCCACCGACGAGAGCGTGCCGGGGCGCCTGCGCTGGACGAGCGCCGCGGTGCCGTACACGAGGGGCAGCACGGGCGCGAGCGACAGCAACACCACGACCAGCGAGAACACCGGATCGCCGAACAGCTGCCCCTCGGACTCCAGCGGCGCGGGGATCCCGAGGAGCAGCGACATCACCACGCCGCCCCACACCACCACCGCGCCGATCACGACGAACCCGGTGGCCACGACCAGCGTGCCCACGATCGCCCGCCACGGCCGGGTCGCGGCATTCCTCGCCAGGTGGTCGTAACTCGCGCCGATCGGCGTCGGCAGGAACCAGGACGGCGGTTGATACGGATAGACCGGCGGCTGCATGCCGTAAACGGGCGGCTGGCGCCCTGGATTCTCCTGCATCTATCCATTCTGTCCGCGCGATGCGCAATAGTTCACAGACGGCTCACCGATTTAGGCGGATGCTCGGAGGCGTACGGCATTTCGACCCTGGGAGCAGTCCATGTCAAGGCTGGGACCTGTCATCACCCTCGCGGCGGGAGCAGTGCTCGCCGTGGGGCTGGGTGTCGCCAGCGTCACCGCGACACCGGCGGCCAACGACGAAGCCGCCAACACCGCCGCGGAGGCACCGTCGGCGGGCGAGACCGCCGCGGCCCCGTCACGATCGGCCGAGGCCGAGGCGGACGCCACGCCCTCGCCTCAGCGGACCGAACCGAAGAAGACCGCGAAGGCGGACTACGGAGGCTACGTCAAGGGCAACGGCGGCCTCATCGCGATCTCGATCAGAGACGGCAAGGCCGTCGGCTACTTCTGCGACGGCAAGGCCGAGGCCTGGTTCAAGGGCAGCGAGTCCGACGGCGAGCTGCAGCTGACCGGCCTCGGCGGCGCCAAGGTCACCGCCGAGCTGGGCGGCGGCCGGGCCAGGGGCTCGGTCGCGGTCGGCGGCAAGAAGTGGACCTTCGTGGCGCCCACGGTGGTCAAGCCGTCGGGCCTCTACCGCGCCACCGCGCTCGTCAGGGGCGCCAAGCTGCGGGCCGGCTGGATCGTGCTGAAGAACCCGGGGGGCGGCTACACCCAGGTCGGCGCCGCCTTCGAGGGCGACACGCAGGTGCCGATCCCCCAGTTGCAGGGCGAGCGGCCCACGGCGCCCGTGACCGTCGGCGACACCACGATCCAGCCTGAGGACGTGGACGGCTTCATCGAGGAGATGCAATGACCGCCCTCCCCCACCAGTCCCGCGGGCTGACCCCGCTCCTCGTGCCGCTGCTGGCCGGCGGCCTGGCGGCGCTCGCGCTCGGCGTCTACGGGCGCGTGCACACGCCCACCGGGTTCGCCGTGGGCGTGGCCGGGTTCTCCGGCGCGCTGCCGATGAAGGCGTGGCTGACGACGGGGGCGTTCGTGCTCGCGATCGTGCAGGTCGTCTCGGCCCTGTCGATGTGGGGCAGGCTCGGGGTCACGATCCCGCCCGGCGTGCACCGCTGGTCGGGGCGGATCGCGTTCCTGCTCACGATCCCCGTCGCCTTCCACTGCCTCTACGCCCTGGGCCTGCAGTACGACGTGCCGCGGGTGCTCGCGCACTCGCTGCTCGGCTGCTTCTTCTACGGCGTGTTCACGGCGAAGATGCTGGCCCTGCCCAAGCACGACGCGCCCGGCTGGACGCTGCCGGTGCTCGGCGGGCTGGCGTTCACCGCGCTGATCGGGCTCTGGCTGACGTCGTCGTTCTGGTTCTTCGCCGTCATCGGCTTCAAGGTGTGAAGCTCTTCGTCCGCCTCAACCCGGCGGCCCGCCCCTTGGCCGCCACGACGAGCGCCATCTTGCGCGAGGCCTCGTCGATCATCTCGTCGCCCAGCATGGCCGCGCCGCGCTTCTCGACCGAGGTGTAGTACTCGTACGCCTCCAAGATGAGCTCGGCGTGGTCATAGTCGTCCTGCGACGGCGAGAAGACCTCGTTGGCCGCGTCCACCTGGGCGGGGTGGAGCACCCACTTGCCGTCGAACCCGAGCGCCGCCGACCTCCTGGCGGCCCGCTTGAAGCCCTCGACGTCCTTGATCTGCAGGTAGGGCCCGTCGATGACCTGCAGGTCGTGCATCCTGGCCGCCATGAGCAGCCGCATGAGGATGTAGTGGTAGGCGTCGCCCTCTTCGTAGCCGGGCGGCTGCTCGCCGACGACGAGCGTACGCATGTTGATCGACGCCATGAAGTCCGCCGGCCCGAAGACCAGCGTCTCCAGGCGCTTGGACGAGCCGGCGATGGCGTCGGCGTTGACCAGGCCGCGGGCGTTCTCGATCTGCGCCTCGATGCCGATGCGGCCCACCTCGTACCCCATGGACTTCTCGATCTGGGTGAGCAGCGTGTCGAGCCAGACGACCTCGGTCGGGTCCTGCACCTTGGGCAGGATCAGGCAGTCGAGGAACTCCCCCGCGCCCTCGACGACCTCGATCACGTCCCGATACGTCCACTGCGTCGTGAGGTCGTTGACCCTGACCACGCGCGTCTTGCCGGACCAGTCGCCCTCGCGGAGCGCGGTCACGATGTTCTTGCGCGCCTCCTCCTTGGCCAGCGGCGCGACCGCGTCCTCCAGGTCGAGGAAGACCTCGTCGACGGGCAGGGTCTGGGCCTTCTCCAGGAACCTGGGGTTGCTGCCTGGCACGGCGAGCACGGAACGGCGTGAGCGCATGCGCACACGCTACTGGCCCGGCCAGGCCGATCCCATGCGGGCCTCGATCTCGCGGGAAACCTGCTCGACGCGTTCCTGCACGAAGTCCGCGCCGAGCGCCTCGGGCAGCCGCGGGGTCTGCGCGTCGATCTCCGCCATCAGGTCGTGGACCTGGCGTTCGGCGTCCCGCTGGGCGGCCCGCAGCGCCTCGCCGACCTCCCGGCCGAGCGCCTCGGCGCCCAGCCGCATGCCGCGCGGGTCGACGACGAGCTCCCGGACCCTGCCGTGGCCGTCGGCCACCGCGCTCACCAGGCCACCGGCCGCCTGGCCCGTGCCAGTGATCCGCCCGATCCTGGCCCGGGCGCCGGCCAGGCTCCGCATCATGGTCTCCGCCTGCGTGAGCAGCCGGTCCAGGTAGTCGCGGTCTTCCTCGATGGACGACGGTCTCACGCGGCCCAGTCTCGCCGGACGCCCGGAGAACGTCGGCCGTTTCGAGGATTTTCGAACTGTTCATCCGGAAGTCATCCGCTGCTTAGGCTGACCGGAATGAACGCAGGCTTCAGCGCGGATCCGCATGCCCTGGAGGCCGGGTCGAGCCGGCTGGCGCAGCACGCCGAGCAGTACCAGGCGGTGCCCCGGCAGCTGGCCACCCTGGGACTCGGCGAGTCGTGGGGGGCCGACGGGCTGATCGCGCCGTTCGCCCTGGCCGTCGCGCAGTGCGTCCAGGCGGGGGTGCGGGCGCTGTCCGTCCACGGCGCCGTGCTCGACGACACGGGACGCGGCCTCGGCGACACGGCCGCCACCCTGCGCGACGCCGACGCCACCGCCAGGGGCGCCGTCCCCGGGCACGGGGCGGCGACTTGACCTCGAACCTCGTCGACGGGCTGGCCCAGCTCGCCGGCGTCCACGTCCTCGACGTCAACCCCGACCAGGTGGCGGTGGACGCCGCGGCGGTGAACCGGATCGCCCCCGACGTGGCCGCGGCGGCCACCCAGGCCGACTCCACCGTGCGGCGCGCGACGGAGGACTACCAGGGGGCCTCCGCGACCGCCCTGGCGGAGAGCTGGGAGAGTGCCGGCGGCGGACGCATGCTGCAGACCGCCGCCGCGATGAACGTCCTGCCGCCGGTGGTGAACGGCTTCGCGACGGTGGCCTCGGCCGCCAGGCTCGCGGAGATCACGCAGCTCGTGCAGCTCGCGTCCGTGCTGAAGGTGGCCGTGGGAGCCGGCGCGCTGGGAGCGGGCGTGGTGGCCGCCAGGACGGCCACCACGCGGGTGGCGATCCAGCGGATCAAGCACACCTTCGAGCGGGGCGTGGCCGGCCGCCTCACCCCGGCGGTCGAGCGCATCACCCGGCGCCTCGAAGACCTGGGCGAACGCGTGCCCGGACCGCGCGGCGGCCTCGGCAACCTCGCGCCCGCCGGGGCGGGCCGGATCAGCCCGTACGCGGCCAGGCCGCTCGAGGCGGCCTCTCCGGGGGGTCGCGGCATGCGGACGTTCATGGGGTGGGGCAAGAAGGACAACACCGGGAAATTCCACGGGAACGTCCCGGACAGCACCATGAACATGACGGACAAGGAGAAGAAGCAGCTGAAGAAGGACCTGGAGGACAGCATCAAGACCCGCCAGGAGGAAGAGGCCTGGCTCGGGTTCTCCGACAAGGGGCACCAGGAGAGAATGCGGCGGGAGCAGGAGGCCCTGGACATGATCAACGACGACCTGGAACCGTGGTGAGGACCGGCTGATGCTGGGCGACGACCTGATCGATCGCATTTGTGCTCATGCGTCTGACCTGGACGAAGAGCTCGGGGTCGCGGCCAACGATCTGCTGCACGAGCTGTTCTCCGGATATCCCGTCGAGAACCTCACCAGGCTCCTGCGCGCCGGGGACGACACGTGCGTGCGGACGGGCACGTGGCTGCTCTCGGAGCTGGGCGAGCGCGCCGCTCCGATGACGGGTGAGCTTCCCGCGCTGCTCGGCCACCCGCTCCGGCACGTCCGTTTCTTCGCCCTCGACGTCGTGCTCGTGAACGGCCGGCACGGCGGCGTGCTCGCGCCCGCCCTGAAGCTGACCCAGGACCCCGAGGCGGCCGTGCGCTGGAAGGCGCTGTCGTTCCTCGCCGGGGCGTCGCAGGACCAGCTGGCGGCCGGAGCGGCGGGGCTGGAGGCCGGCCGGGTCAGGGACCTGACCGAATGGCTGGCCGGACGGCCGGCGTCCCGGGACGTCGTGGCCCGGCTCGGGGACCCCGATCTCACCACCCGCCTGTTCGCCGCCGCCGCGGCGGCCCGGCTGGCCGCCGAGGACACCGGCCCCCTGGAGGCCGCCGCCCGCGCGGAGGACAGGGAGATCAGCTCGTTCGCCTCGGAGCGGCTCGGGTCCTCGCGCTGAACGGACTACAGTCGAAGCTGTGAGCGACGACACCGCGGCCATCGAGGAGGGCGCCAAGAAGTCCGGCATCCTCTGGCTCACTCTCGACCGCCCCCGCCTGGCCTGGCACACCTGGCACGACGGCGCGATCTACCTGGTGACGGGCGGCGAGGAGCAGGCGCTGCCCGGCCTCGACGCGCTCGACCGGGTCCACGTCACGCTGCGCAGCAAGGACAACGGCGCCAGGCTGGTGGAGTTCGAGGCCGCGGTCGCGGTCGTCGACCAGGCCGCGGCGGCCGACGCCGTGGCCGCGCTGGCCAAGGAGCGGCTCAACGCCCTCGACAGCGAGCACCTCACCGAACGCTGGGCCCGCGACTCCACGATCCTGCGCCTCACCCCCGACCGCCGCTGAGGCCGCTGAGGGGGTCACCTCCTGGTGGTGACGGGCTCCGCGTCGAG
This region includes:
- a CDS encoding RecB family exonuclease — protein: MSATQGQLPLDGMPRRLYSCTPSRLNAWLDCRRRYRFTYLDRPQPSKGPAWAHNSVGASVHNALAGWWREPYDRRTPLTAAILVTNGWIAEGFRDVEQSAHWLGRARDLVSGYVATLDPGDDPVGVERTVATRTKVMALSGRIDRLDRRGDELVVVDYKTGRRPLTEDDARSSLALAVYAVAASTMMRTPCRTVELHHLPTGEILEWRHTEESLARHIRRAEDVATEASAADERYRALVPAPAPAKKGSAASGERPSVGPAAVPDEIDELFAPSPGPICSWCDFRRHCPEGLSAAPDRNSWDGLAE
- a CDS encoding MBL fold metallo-hydrolase — its product is MTARIERVVTEGVVDIDGTEYKVENNTWIIGDDDEVIVIDPARAAEKILEQVGEREVLAVICTAGLPDHVSAAIEVASRDEAVVALHPKDKPLWRETWRETWPDIDMEDDGIFGVADVQLDVMETPGISPGGVSLYCEALGAVFTGKALQADGPGKLGGDYPALADQLTSIGGRLFTLPAETRVLAAHGDEVTIGDLEPHFDDWVSGSLTRTDSADDGPLTDGTRLSGIKLDPDDE
- a CDS encoding DUF6758 family protein; its protein translation is MPEKAPWVVVRAAPTCPRCFGPLHGPSVWSSAYRCDTHGDVLPYQPPWPPTGTALEAIRKSSVVPVWLPWPLPAGWLVTGFGEVGDERTGARASVVALTGPSLTEGPADLLVIAEEPGIGLGAAFAGLDGPDPGEGFDTGPPNAKIGVLGHPTALWCVDGADDRAVYAGEALGNWLWAIAWPADAGCMIALAELSLLDARDHELDVPFGAFSPRLED
- a CDS encoding NUDIX hydrolase, whose product is MRVNCVGAIIFDSSDRLLLIKRGRPPGKGQWSIPGGRLEAGETDAEGVRREVLEETGLRVEVGRLAGTVDRPGLGGATYVIRDYLATVAGGVPVAGDDADDVRWCGVDELARLPLADGLLESLTDWGVLPR
- a CDS encoding CPBP family intramembrane glutamic endopeptidase; translation: MQENPGRQPPVYGMQPPVYPYQPPSWFLPTPIGASYDHLARNAATRPWRAIVGTLVVATGFVVIGAVVVWGGVVMSLLLGIPAPLESEGQLFGDPVFSLVVVLLSLAPVLPLVYGTAALVQRRRPGTLSSVAGRLRWRWLLTCSGLAVLALLLGQGAQALALSAAGEDAELFGWAGWSGFLPALIVILLLVPFQAAAEEYVFRGWFIQAVGAHVRNPAWSIVLGSALFMSLHGYSWAGLVDVFGFGVVMGFLTVRTGGLESAVSLHVLNNLLAFGQAAAAGHLSDALDQGKVPVPWQALSGTVVQLGVYAFGVLYLAKKQSIKTTSE
- a CDS encoding DUF6529 family protein, whose product is MTALPHQSRGLTPLLVPLLAGGLAALALGVYGRVHTPTGFAVGVAGFSGALPMKAWLTTGAFVLAIVQVVSALSMWGRLGVTIPPGVHRWSGRIAFLLTIPVAFHCLYALGLQYDVPRVLAHSLLGCFFYGVFTAKMLALPKHDAPGWTLPVLGGLAFTALIGLWLTSSFWFFAVIGFKV
- a CDS encoding HpcH/HpaI aldolase/citrate lyase family protein, whose protein sequence is MRSRRSVLAVPGSNPRFLEKAQTLPVDEVFLDLEDAVAPLAKEEARKNIVTALREGDWSGKTRVVRVNDLTTQWTYRDVIEVVEGAGEFLDCLILPKVQDPTEVVWLDTLLTQIEKSMGYEVGRIGIEAQIENARGLVNADAIAGSSKRLETLVFGPADFMASINMRTLVVGEQPPGYEEGDAYHYILMRLLMAARMHDLQVIDGPYLQIKDVEGFKRAARRSAALGFDGKWVLHPAQVDAANEVFSPSQDDYDHAELILEAYEYYTSVEKRGAAMLGDEMIDEASRKMALVVAAKGRAAGLRRTKSFTP
- a CDS encoding YbaB/EbfC family nucleoid-associated protein translates to MRPSSIEEDRDYLDRLLTQAETMMRSLAGARARIGRITGTGQAAGGLVSAVADGHGRVRELVVDPRGMRLGAEALGREVGEALRAAQRDAERQVHDLMAEIDAQTPRLPEALGADFVQERVEQVSREIEARMGSAWPGQ